In Rattus norvegicus strain BN/NHsdMcwi chromosome 1, GRCr8, whole genome shotgun sequence, a genomic segment contains:
- the Tacc2 gene encoding transforming acidic coiled-coil-containing protein 2 isoform X24, translating to MGGSQSLQPAPASDLNLEVSEAMSSDSEEAFETPESTTPVKAPPAPPPPPPEVTPEPEVIEPPAPEEPGCISEPVVVPDGPRSESVEGSPFRPSHSSSAVFDEDKPIASSGTYNLDFDSIELVDNFQSLEPCSADYKGQECKVSTRRKSTESVPPSKTTLSRSLSLQASDFDGASCPGSPEAGTLATDACGTGSNSASSTLKRTKKTRPPSLKKKQATKKPTETPPVKETQQEPGEESPVPSEEHLAPETKTESATPEGTGCTLSEETSLESAAVPTATCPLTLESVEDVSPLVSGGGRVQNSPPVGRKSVPLTTASEAVEVTLPDGGGQEDLPAKGLSVRLEFDYSEDKGSWESQQENAPPTKKIGKKPVAKMPLRRPKLKKTPEKLDNTPASPPRSPAEPSDIPIAKGTYTFDIDKWDDPNFNPFSSTSKMQESPTLSQQSYNFDPDACEESLDPFKASSKTPSSPSKSPASFEIPASTIEADGDGLNKPAKKKKTPLKTMVEDVMSVCSLFDTFRVKKSPKRSPLSDPPSQDPTPAATPEAPPVSTVVHATDEEKLAVTSQKWTCMTVDLDADKQDFPQPSDLSNFVNETKFNSPSEGKQLSGQPDPHLALENTDPRGQRPRKDSCQPELDYRNSYEIEYMEKLGSSLPQDDDTPKKQALYLMFDTPQESPVKSPPVRMSDSPTPCSGSSFEDTEALVNATAKLQHPVPRGLASNQEPLLQLPEKSSQKELEAMALGTPAEAIEITAPEGAFASADALLSRLAHPASLCGALGYLEPDLAEKNPPVFAQKLQREATHPPDVSISKTTLYSRIGPTEVEKPPGLLFQQPDLDSALQVARAEVIAKEREVSEWRDKYEESRREVVEMRKIVAEYEKTIAQMIEDEQREKSISHQTVQQLVLEKEQALADLNSVEKSLADLFRRYEKMKEVLEGFRKNEEVLKKCAQEYLSRVKKEEQRYQALKVHAEEKLDRANAEIAQVRGKAQQEQAAYQASLRKEQLRVDALERTLEQKNKEIEELTKICDELIAKMGKS from the exons GAGTTCCGACTCTGAGGAAGCCTTTGAGACCCCCGAGTCAACAACCCCTGTCAAAGCTCCACcagctcctccccctccaccccctgaAGTCACCCCGGAGCCTGAGGTCATCGAACCACCAGCCCCAGAAGAACCAG GATGCATTTCTGAGCCGGTCGTGGTTCCCGATGGCCCTCGCAGCGAGTCCGTGGAAGGAAGCCCTTTCCGTCCTTCGCACTCCTCCTCGGCGGTGTTCGATGAAGACAAGCCGATAGCCAGCAGCGGGACATACAACTTAGACTTTGACAGCATCGAGCTGGTGGATAACTTTCAGAGTTTGGAGCCATGCTCTGCCGACTATAAGGGTCAGGAGTGTAAGGTGAGCACGCGGAGGAAATCCACCGAGTCCGTGCCACCCTCCAAGACCACGCTGTCCCGCTCGCTCAGCCTGCAAGCCAGCGACTTCGACGGTGCTTCGTGCCCCGGCAGCCCGGAAGCTGGGACCCTTGCCACAGATGCGTGTGGCACAGGATCCAACAGTGCTTCTAGCACCCTTAAGCGAACTAAAAAAACACGGCCACcttccttaaaaaagaaacaagctacCAAGAAACCCACAGAAACCCCCCCAGTGAAGGAGACCCAACAGGAGCCAGGTGAAGAGAGTCCGGTGCCCAGTGAGGAACACTTAGcaccagagacaaagacagaatcgGCCACACCTGAGGGCACTGGTTGCACCTTGTCAGAAGAGACATCTCTGGAGTCTGCTGCTGTGCCCACAGCTACCTGTCCTCTGACTTTGGAGAGTGTGGAAGACGTTAGCCCTCTGGTTTCTGGAGGTGGCAGAGTGCAGAACTCACCCCCTGTGGGGAGGAAATCAGTGCCTCTTACCACAGCCTCTGAGGCAGTGGAGGTGACGCTGCCGGACGGTGGGGGGCAAGAGGACTTGCCTGCCAAAGGGCTGTCAGTGAGGCTGGAGTTTGACTACTCTGAGGACAAGGGAAGTTGGGAGAGTCAGCAGGAGAACGCCCCTCCCACCAAAAAGATAGGCAAGAAGCCAGTTGCCAAAATGCCCCTAAGGAGGCCAAAGCTGAAAAAGACCCCAGAGAAACTGGACaacactcctgcctcacctccaaGGTCCCCTGCTGAACCCAGTGACATCCCTATTGCTAAAGGTACCTACACCTTTGATATAGACAAGTGGGATGACCCCAATTTTAACCCTTTTTCCTCCACCTCGAAAATGCAAGAGTCTCCCACACTGTCCCAACAATCGTACAACTTTGACCCCGACGCCTGTGAAGAGTCCCTTGACCCCTTTAAGGCATCCTCTAAGACCCCCAGTTCACCttctaaatccccagcctctttCGAGATCCCAGCCAGCACCATCGAAGCGGACGGGGATGGGTTGAATAAACCCGCCAAGAAGAAGAAGACTCCATTGAAGAC GATGGTTGAAGATGTGATGTCTGTGTGTTCTCTGTT TGACACATTTAGGGTGAAGAAGTCTCCAAAGCGGTCTCCTCTGTCTGATCCGCCTTCTCAG GACCCCACTCCAGCTGCCACACCGGAAGCACCTCCAGTCTCTACCGTGGTCCACGCCACAGATGAGGAAAAGTTGGCCGTCACTAGCCAGAAGTGGACATGTATGACAGTGGACTTGGATGCTGACAAACAGGATTTCCCGCAGCCCTCAGACCTATCTAACTTTGTAAATGAGACCAAATTCAATTCACCCTCGGAGGGTAAGCAACTCAGTGGCCAGCCAGACCCACACCTTGCCTTGGAGAATACTGACCCTAGGGGGCAAAGACCCAGAAAAGATTCTTGCCAGCCAG agctggACTACAGAAACTCCTATGAAATTGAATACATGGAAAAGCTTGGCTCCTCCTTACCT CAGGACGATGACACTCCGAAGAAGCAGGCCTTGTACCTTATGTTTGACACCCCTCAGGAGAGCCCCGTCAAGTCTCCTCCGGTCCGGATGTCGGATTCCCCAACTCCATGTTCAGG GTCGAGTTTTGAGGACACCGAAGCCCTGGTGAATGCAACAGCAAAGCTCCAGCATCCAGTCCCTAGAGGGCTGGCCTCCAATCAGGAGCCTCTCTTGCAGCTGCCGGAAAAATCCTCCCAGAAGGAGCTGGAGGCCATGGCCTTGGGCACCCCCGCAGAAGCAATTGAAATC ACAGCTCCAGAGGGTGCCTTTGCCTCTGCAGATGCCCTCCTCAGCAGGCTGGCCCATCCTGCTTCTCTCTGTGGTGCACTTGGCTATCTGGAGCCTGATTTAGCAGAAAAGAACCCCCCAGTATTTGCCCAGAAACTTCAG AGGGAAGCCACTCACCCACCAGATGTCTCCATCTCCAAAACTACCTTGTACTCCCGCATCGGGCCCACCGAGGTGGAGAAACCCCCAGGCCTTCTGTTCCAGCAGCCAGACCTGGACTCTGCACTCCAAGTTGCCAGAGCAGAG GTCATCGCCAAGGAGAGAGAAGTCTCAGAGTGGAGGGATAAATATGAAGAAAGCCGGCGGGAAGTGGTAGAAATGAG GAAAATCGTGGCTGAATACGAGAAGACCATCGCACAGATGATCG AGGATGAACAGAGAGAGAAGTCCATCTCCCACCAAACCGTGCAGCagctggtgctggagaaggagcaagccctggctgacctgaactCTGTGGAGAAGTCTCTGGCTGACCTCTTCAGGCGATACGAGAAGATGAAGGAGGTGCTGGAAGGCTTtcgaaag AATGAGGAGGTGCTGAAGAAGTGTGCACAGGAGTACCTGTCCCGCGTGAAGAAAGAGGAGCAGAGGTACCAGGCCCTGAAGGTGCATGCAGAAGAGAAACTGGACAG AGCCAATGCAGAGATTGCCCAGGTTCGAGGCAAGGCCCAGCAGGAGCAGGCGGCCTACCAGGCTAGCCTGAGGAAGGAGCAGCTTCGAGTGGATGCTCTAGAAAGAACGCTGGAGCAGAAG
- the Tacc2 gene encoding transforming acidic coiled-coil-containing protein 2 isoform X28, whose translation MPLRRPKLKKTPEKLDNTPASPPRSPAEPSDIPIAKGTYTFDIDKWDDPNFNPFSSTSKMQESPTLSQQSYNFDPDACEESLDPFKASSKTPSSPSKSPASFEIPASTIEADGDGLNKPAKKKKTPLKTMVEDVMSVCSLFDTFRVKKSPKRSPLSDPPSQDPTPAATPEAPPVSTVVHATDEEKLAVTSQKWTCMTVDLDADKQDFPQPSDLSNFVNETKFNSPSEGKQLSGQPDPHLALENTDPRGQRPRKDSCQPELDYRNSYEIEYMEKLGSSLPQDDDTPKKQALYLMFDTPQESPVKSPPVRMSDSPTPCSGSSFEDTEALVNATAKLQHPVPRGLASNQEPLLQLPEKSSQKELEAMALGTPAEAIEITAPEGAFASADALLSRLAHPASLCGALGYLEPDLAEKNPPVFAQKLQEELEFAVMRIEALKLARQIALASRSRQDTKREATHPPDVSISKTTLYSRIGPTEVEKPPGLLFQQPDLDSALQVARAEVIAKEREVSEWRDKYEESRREVVEMRKIVAEYEKTIAQMIEDEQREKSISHQTVQQLVLEKEQALADLNSVEKSLADLFRRYEKMKEVLEGFRKNEEVLKKCAQEYLSRVKKEEQRYQALKVHAEEKLDRANAEIAQVRGKAQQEQAAYQASLRKEQLRVDALERTLEQKNKEIEELTKICDELIAKMGKS comes from the exons ATGCCCCTAAGGAGGCCAAAGCTGAAAAAGACCCCAGAGAAACTGGACaacactcctgcctcacctccaaGGTCCCCTGCTGAACCCAGTGACATCCCTATTGCTAAAGGTACCTACACCTTTGATATAGACAAGTGGGATGACCCCAATTTTAACCCTTTTTCCTCCACCTCGAAAATGCAAGAGTCTCCCACACTGTCCCAACAATCGTACAACTTTGACCCCGACGCCTGTGAAGAGTCCCTTGACCCCTTTAAGGCATCCTCTAAGACCCCCAGTTCACCttctaaatccccagcctctttCGAGATCCCAGCCAGCACCATCGAAGCGGACGGGGATGGGTTGAATAAACCCGCCAAGAAGAAGAAGACTCCATTGAAGAC GATGGTTGAAGATGTGATGTCTGTGTGTTCTCTGTT TGACACATTTAGGGTGAAGAAGTCTCCAAAGCGGTCTCCTCTGTCTGATCCGCCTTCTCAG GACCCCACTCCAGCTGCCACACCGGAAGCACCTCCAGTCTCTACCGTGGTCCACGCCACAGATGAGGAAAAGTTGGCCGTCACTAGCCAGAAGTGGACATGTATGACAGTGGACTTGGATGCTGACAAACAGGATTTCCCGCAGCCCTCAGACCTATCTAACTTTGTAAATGAGACCAAATTCAATTCACCCTCGGAGGGTAAGCAACTCAGTGGCCAGCCAGACCCACACCTTGCCTTGGAGAATACTGACCCTAGGGGGCAAAGACCCAGAAAAGATTCTTGCCAGCCAG agctggACTACAGAAACTCCTATGAAATTGAATACATGGAAAAGCTTGGCTCCTCCTTACCT CAGGACGATGACACTCCGAAGAAGCAGGCCTTGTACCTTATGTTTGACACCCCTCAGGAGAGCCCCGTCAAGTCTCCTCCGGTCCGGATGTCGGATTCCCCAACTCCATGTTCAGG GTCGAGTTTTGAGGACACCGAAGCCCTGGTGAATGCAACAGCAAAGCTCCAGCATCCAGTCCCTAGAGGGCTGGCCTCCAATCAGGAGCCTCTCTTGCAGCTGCCGGAAAAATCCTCCCAGAAGGAGCTGGAGGCCATGGCCTTGGGCACCCCCGCAGAAGCAATTGAAATC ACAGCTCCAGAGGGTGCCTTTGCCTCTGCAGATGCCCTCCTCAGCAGGCTGGCCCATCCTGCTTCTCTCTGTGGTGCACTTGGCTATCTGGAGCCTGATTTAGCAGAAAAGAACCCCCCAGTATTTGCCCAGAAACTTCAG GAGGAATTAGAGTTTGCTGTCATGCGGATAGAAGCCTTGAAGCTGGCCAGGCAGATCGCCCTGGCTTCTCGCAGCCGCCAGGACACCAAG AGGGAAGCCACTCACCCACCAGATGTCTCCATCTCCAAAACTACCTTGTACTCCCGCATCGGGCCCACCGAGGTGGAGAAACCCCCAGGCCTTCTGTTCCAGCAGCCAGACCTGGACTCTGCACTCCAAGTTGCCAGAGCAGAG GTCATCGCCAAGGAGAGAGAAGTCTCAGAGTGGAGGGATAAATATGAAGAAAGCCGGCGGGAAGTGGTAGAAATGAG GAAAATCGTGGCTGAATACGAGAAGACCATCGCACAGATGATCG AGGATGAACAGAGAGAGAAGTCCATCTCCCACCAAACCGTGCAGCagctggtgctggagaaggagcaagccctggctgacctgaactCTGTGGAGAAGTCTCTGGCTGACCTCTTCAGGCGATACGAGAAGATGAAGGAGGTGCTGGAAGGCTTtcgaaag AATGAGGAGGTGCTGAAGAAGTGTGCACAGGAGTACCTGTCCCGCGTGAAGAAAGAGGAGCAGAGGTACCAGGCCCTGAAGGTGCATGCAGAAGAGAAACTGGACAG AGCCAATGCAGAGATTGCCCAGGTTCGAGGCAAGGCCCAGCAGGAGCAGGCGGCCTACCAGGCTAGCCTGAGGAAGGAGCAGCTTCGAGTGGATGCTCTAGAAAGAACGCTGGAGCAGAAG
- the Tacc2 gene encoding transforming acidic coiled-coil-containing protein 2 isoform 4 (isoform 4 is encoded by transcript variant 4), translating into MPLRRPKLKKTPEKLDNTPASPPRSPAEPSDIPIAKGTYTFDIDKWDDPNFNPFSSTSKMQESPTLSQQSYNFDPDACEESLDPFKASSKTPSSPSKSPASFEIPASTIEADGDGLNKPAKKKKTPLKTDTFRVKKSPKRSPLSDPPSQDPTPAATPEAPPVSTVVHATDEEKLAVTSQKWTCMTVDLDADKQDFPQPSDLSNFVNETKFNSPSEELDYRNSYEIEYMEKLGSSLPQDDDTPKKQALYLMFDTPQESPVKSPPVRMSDSPTPCSGSSFEDTEALVNATAKLQHPVPRGLASNQEPLLQLPEKSSQKELEAMALGTPAEAIEITAPEGAFASADALLSRLAHPASLCGALGYLEPDLAEKNPPVFAQKLQEELEFAVMRIEALKLARQIALASRSRQDTKREATHPPDVSISKTTLYSRIGPTEVEKPPGLLFQQPDLDSALQVARAEVIAKEREVSEWRDKYEESRREVVEMRKIVAEYEKTIAQMIEDEQREKSISHQTVQQLVLEKEQALADLNSVEKSLADLFRRYEKMKEVLEGFRKNEEVLKKCAQEYLSRVKKEEQRYQALKVHAEEKLDRANAEIAQVRGKAQQEQAAYQASLRKEQLRVDALERTLEQKNKEIEELTKICDELIAKMGKS; encoded by the exons ATGCCCCTAAGGAGGCCAAAGCTGAAAAAGACCCCAGAGAAACTGGACaacactcctgcctcacctccaaGGTCCCCTGCTGAACCCAGTGACATCCCTATTGCTAAAGGTACCTACACCTTTGATATAGACAAGTGGGATGACCCCAATTTTAACCCTTTTTCCTCCACCTCGAAAATGCAAGAGTCTCCCACACTGTCCCAACAATCGTACAACTTTGACCCCGACGCCTGTGAAGAGTCCCTTGACCCCTTTAAGGCATCCTCTAAGACCCCCAGTTCACCttctaaatccccagcctctttCGAGATCCCAGCCAGCACCATCGAAGCGGACGGGGATGGGTTGAATAAACCCGCCAAGAAGAAGAAGACTCCATTGAAGAC TGACACATTTAGGGTGAAGAAGTCTCCAAAGCGGTCTCCTCTGTCTGATCCGCCTTCTCAG GACCCCACTCCAGCTGCCACACCGGAAGCACCTCCAGTCTCTACCGTGGTCCACGCCACAGATGAGGAAAAGTTGGCCGTCACTAGCCAGAAGTGGACATGTATGACAGTGGACTTGGATGCTGACAAACAGGATTTCCCGCAGCCCTCAGACCTATCTAACTTTGTAAATGAGACCAAATTCAATTCACCCTCGGAGG agctggACTACAGAAACTCCTATGAAATTGAATACATGGAAAAGCTTGGCTCCTCCTTACCT CAGGACGATGACACTCCGAAGAAGCAGGCCTTGTACCTTATGTTTGACACCCCTCAGGAGAGCCCCGTCAAGTCTCCTCCGGTCCGGATGTCGGATTCCCCAACTCCATGTTCAGG GTCGAGTTTTGAGGACACCGAAGCCCTGGTGAATGCAACAGCAAAGCTCCAGCATCCAGTCCCTAGAGGGCTGGCCTCCAATCAGGAGCCTCTCTTGCAGCTGCCGGAAAAATCCTCCCAGAAGGAGCTGGAGGCCATGGCCTTGGGCACCCCCGCAGAAGCAATTGAAATC ACAGCTCCAGAGGGTGCCTTTGCCTCTGCAGATGCCCTCCTCAGCAGGCTGGCCCATCCTGCTTCTCTCTGTGGTGCACTTGGCTATCTGGAGCCTGATTTAGCAGAAAAGAACCCCCCAGTATTTGCCCAGAAACTTCAG GAGGAATTAGAGTTTGCTGTCATGCGGATAGAAGCCTTGAAGCTGGCCAGGCAGATCGCCCTGGCTTCTCGCAGCCGCCAGGACACCAAG AGGGAAGCCACTCACCCACCAGATGTCTCCATCTCCAAAACTACCTTGTACTCCCGCATCGGGCCCACCGAGGTGGAGAAACCCCCAGGCCTTCTGTTCCAGCAGCCAGACCTGGACTCTGCACTCCAAGTTGCCAGAGCAGAG GTCATCGCCAAGGAGAGAGAAGTCTCAGAGTGGAGGGATAAATATGAAGAAAGCCGGCGGGAAGTGGTAGAAATGAG GAAAATCGTGGCTGAATACGAGAAGACCATCGCACAGATGATCG AGGATGAACAGAGAGAGAAGTCCATCTCCCACCAAACCGTGCAGCagctggtgctggagaaggagcaagccctggctgacctgaactCTGTGGAGAAGTCTCTGGCTGACCTCTTCAGGCGATACGAGAAGATGAAGGAGGTGCTGGAAGGCTTtcgaaag AATGAGGAGGTGCTGAAGAAGTGTGCACAGGAGTACCTGTCCCGCGTGAAGAAAGAGGAGCAGAGGTACCAGGCCCTGAAGGTGCATGCAGAAGAGAAACTGGACAG AGCCAATGCAGAGATTGCCCAGGTTCGAGGCAAGGCCCAGCAGGAGCAGGCGGCCTACCAGGCTAGCCTGAGGAAGGAGCAGCTTCGAGTGGATGCTCTAGAAAGAACGCTGGAGCAGAAG
- the Tacc2 gene encoding transforming acidic coiled-coil-containing protein 2 isoform X26 — protein MGGSQSLQPAPASDLNLEVSEAMSSDSEEAFETPESTTPVKAPPAPPPPPPEVTPEPEVIEPPAPEEPGCISEPVVVPDGPRSESVEGSPFRPSHSSSAVFDEDKPIASSGTYNLDFDSIELVDNFQSLEPCSADYKGQECKVSTRRKSTESVPPSKTTLSRSLSLQASDFDGASCPGSPEAGTLATDACGTGSNSASSTLKRTKKTRPPSLKKKQATKKPTETPPVKETQQEPGEESPVPSEEHLAPETKTESATPEGTGCTLSEETSLESAAVPTATCPLTLESVEDVSPLVSGGGRVQNSPPVGRKSVPLTTASEAVEVTLPDGGGQEDLPAKGLSVRLEFDYSEDKGSWESQQENAPPTKKIGKKPVAKMPLRRPKLKKTPEKLDNTPASPPRSPAEPSDIPIAKGTYTFDIDKWDDPNFNPFSSTSKMQESPTLSQQSYNFDPDACEESLDPFKASSKTPSSPSKSPASFEIPASTIEADGDGLNKPAKKKKTPLKTDTFRVKKSPKRSPLSDPPSQDPTPAATPEAPPVSTVVHATDEEKLAVTSQKWTCMTVDLDADKQDFPQPSDLSNFVNETKFNSPSEGKQLSGQPDPHLALENTDPRGQRPRKDSCQPELDYRNSYEIEYMEKLGSSLPQDDDTPKKQALYLMFDTPQESPVKSPPVRMSDSPTPCSGSSFEDTEALVNATAKLQHPVPRGLASNQEPLLQLPEKSSQKELEAMALGTPAEAIEITAPEGAFASADALLSRLAHPASLCGALGYLEPDLAEKNPPVFAQKLQREATHPPDVSISKTTLYSRIGPTEVEKPPGLLFQQPDLDSALQVARAEVIAKEREVSEWRDKYEESRREVVEMRKIVAEYEKTIAQMIEDEQREKSISHQTVQQLVLEKEQALADLNSVEKSLADLFRRYEKMKEVLEGFRKNEEVLKKCAQEYLSRVKKEEQRYQALKVHAEEKLDRANAEIAQVRGKAQQEQAAYQASLRKEQLRVDALERTLEQKNKEIEELTKICDELIAKMGKS, from the exons GAGTTCCGACTCTGAGGAAGCCTTTGAGACCCCCGAGTCAACAACCCCTGTCAAAGCTCCACcagctcctccccctccaccccctgaAGTCACCCCGGAGCCTGAGGTCATCGAACCACCAGCCCCAGAAGAACCAG GATGCATTTCTGAGCCGGTCGTGGTTCCCGATGGCCCTCGCAGCGAGTCCGTGGAAGGAAGCCCTTTCCGTCCTTCGCACTCCTCCTCGGCGGTGTTCGATGAAGACAAGCCGATAGCCAGCAGCGGGACATACAACTTAGACTTTGACAGCATCGAGCTGGTGGATAACTTTCAGAGTTTGGAGCCATGCTCTGCCGACTATAAGGGTCAGGAGTGTAAGGTGAGCACGCGGAGGAAATCCACCGAGTCCGTGCCACCCTCCAAGACCACGCTGTCCCGCTCGCTCAGCCTGCAAGCCAGCGACTTCGACGGTGCTTCGTGCCCCGGCAGCCCGGAAGCTGGGACCCTTGCCACAGATGCGTGTGGCACAGGATCCAACAGTGCTTCTAGCACCCTTAAGCGAACTAAAAAAACACGGCCACcttccttaaaaaagaaacaagctacCAAGAAACCCACAGAAACCCCCCCAGTGAAGGAGACCCAACAGGAGCCAGGTGAAGAGAGTCCGGTGCCCAGTGAGGAACACTTAGcaccagagacaaagacagaatcgGCCACACCTGAGGGCACTGGTTGCACCTTGTCAGAAGAGACATCTCTGGAGTCTGCTGCTGTGCCCACAGCTACCTGTCCTCTGACTTTGGAGAGTGTGGAAGACGTTAGCCCTCTGGTTTCTGGAGGTGGCAGAGTGCAGAACTCACCCCCTGTGGGGAGGAAATCAGTGCCTCTTACCACAGCCTCTGAGGCAGTGGAGGTGACGCTGCCGGACGGTGGGGGGCAAGAGGACTTGCCTGCCAAAGGGCTGTCAGTGAGGCTGGAGTTTGACTACTCTGAGGACAAGGGAAGTTGGGAGAGTCAGCAGGAGAACGCCCCTCCCACCAAAAAGATAGGCAAGAAGCCAGTTGCCAAAATGCCCCTAAGGAGGCCAAAGCTGAAAAAGACCCCAGAGAAACTGGACaacactcctgcctcacctccaaGGTCCCCTGCTGAACCCAGTGACATCCCTATTGCTAAAGGTACCTACACCTTTGATATAGACAAGTGGGATGACCCCAATTTTAACCCTTTTTCCTCCACCTCGAAAATGCAAGAGTCTCCCACACTGTCCCAACAATCGTACAACTTTGACCCCGACGCCTGTGAAGAGTCCCTTGACCCCTTTAAGGCATCCTCTAAGACCCCCAGTTCACCttctaaatccccagcctctttCGAGATCCCAGCCAGCACCATCGAAGCGGACGGGGATGGGTTGAATAAACCCGCCAAGAAGAAGAAGACTCCATTGAAGAC TGACACATTTAGGGTGAAGAAGTCTCCAAAGCGGTCTCCTCTGTCTGATCCGCCTTCTCAG GACCCCACTCCAGCTGCCACACCGGAAGCACCTCCAGTCTCTACCGTGGTCCACGCCACAGATGAGGAAAAGTTGGCCGTCACTAGCCAGAAGTGGACATGTATGACAGTGGACTTGGATGCTGACAAACAGGATTTCCCGCAGCCCTCAGACCTATCTAACTTTGTAAATGAGACCAAATTCAATTCACCCTCGGAGGGTAAGCAACTCAGTGGCCAGCCAGACCCACACCTTGCCTTGGAGAATACTGACCCTAGGGGGCAAAGACCCAGAAAAGATTCTTGCCAGCCAG agctggACTACAGAAACTCCTATGAAATTGAATACATGGAAAAGCTTGGCTCCTCCTTACCT CAGGACGATGACACTCCGAAGAAGCAGGCCTTGTACCTTATGTTTGACACCCCTCAGGAGAGCCCCGTCAAGTCTCCTCCGGTCCGGATGTCGGATTCCCCAACTCCATGTTCAGG GTCGAGTTTTGAGGACACCGAAGCCCTGGTGAATGCAACAGCAAAGCTCCAGCATCCAGTCCCTAGAGGGCTGGCCTCCAATCAGGAGCCTCTCTTGCAGCTGCCGGAAAAATCCTCCCAGAAGGAGCTGGAGGCCATGGCCTTGGGCACCCCCGCAGAAGCAATTGAAATC ACAGCTCCAGAGGGTGCCTTTGCCTCTGCAGATGCCCTCCTCAGCAGGCTGGCCCATCCTGCTTCTCTCTGTGGTGCACTTGGCTATCTGGAGCCTGATTTAGCAGAAAAGAACCCCCCAGTATTTGCCCAGAAACTTCAG AGGGAAGCCACTCACCCACCAGATGTCTCCATCTCCAAAACTACCTTGTACTCCCGCATCGGGCCCACCGAGGTGGAGAAACCCCCAGGCCTTCTGTTCCAGCAGCCAGACCTGGACTCTGCACTCCAAGTTGCCAGAGCAGAG GTCATCGCCAAGGAGAGAGAAGTCTCAGAGTGGAGGGATAAATATGAAGAAAGCCGGCGGGAAGTGGTAGAAATGAG GAAAATCGTGGCTGAATACGAGAAGACCATCGCACAGATGATCG AGGATGAACAGAGAGAGAAGTCCATCTCCCACCAAACCGTGCAGCagctggtgctggagaaggagcaagccctggctgacctgaactCTGTGGAGAAGTCTCTGGCTGACCTCTTCAGGCGATACGAGAAGATGAAGGAGGTGCTGGAAGGCTTtcgaaag AATGAGGAGGTGCTGAAGAAGTGTGCACAGGAGTACCTGTCCCGCGTGAAGAAAGAGGAGCAGAGGTACCAGGCCCTGAAGGTGCATGCAGAAGAGAAACTGGACAG AGCCAATGCAGAGATTGCCCAGGTTCGAGGCAAGGCCCAGCAGGAGCAGGCGGCCTACCAGGCTAGCCTGAGGAAGGAGCAGCTTCGAGTGGATGCTCTAGAAAGAACGCTGGAGCAGAAG